AAACGCTATTTTTTGTATTTTGAAGATGTTGAATTTTGTGAACAGCTCAAGAAAGGAGGTATTTCCCTATTTGTTATACCAAAATCCATTATTTGGCATAAAACTTCTGCCTCCATTGGTAAGATGTCTCATATACAAGCATATTATTCCGTTCGAAACAACATGTACTTCGTATCTAAACAGGCAAACTTAATTCATAAAGTAGTTTATTTTCCTTATTTTATTGTGAGAACGCTGATTTTTTCGCTGCGGTATCGTTTGCGGGGATGGAAGAACAAGGATTCGTTAAAATCAATGGTGGGAAAGGCATACTGGCGTGGACTTATTGATTTTTTTTGTGGAAAGTACGGAAAATTGAAATAATTACATCATTTTGTTTTATTGCAGTAGGTACACCTCAGAAAGGACAGTGCGTTAATGGCGATATATGATTGCTTTACGTTTTATAATGAATTTGAGCTGTTAGAATTAAGATTGAAAACATTATATGATGCAGTAGATTATTTCGTTATTGTTGAATCCGATAAAACTCATCGAAACATTCCCAAAAAGTTTAATTTTGAGGAGCGGCAAGAAGAATTTGCAGTATATATGCCCAAAATACGGTATATAAAAGAAACGGATATTTTACCGTATACGGGAAAAGGAGACTGGACATTAGAAAACCATCAAAGAAATTGCATTATGCGGGGGCTTTATGATGCACAGCCGGATGATTATGTTTTTATTTCGGACTTGGATGAAATACCCCATCCCGAGTTTATTAAACGTTTAGAGCGGAACGAGCTTAAAATACATTTTTTTGGGCATAAAGCCCTTTTGGATCGTCGCTTAAAAAAGTATAGGCGCTTAAACCGTATTAAATTTGCACTTTTGCATCCCCAGTCATTGTTCCGATCTTTATCCAATCGTGAGTTTTTAGAACATAGTCCATTGGTTACTGAACAAGATTTTTTTTATTATTTTCTTAATTGTCATAGTAAAGGTTTGTGGTACGGAAGTATTCTTGTTTTGTTTAAAAATCTAAAACTTCCGCAAGAATTACGCAATATCAGGAACAGACTTCCTAGAGTCGAAAAAGGTGGGTGGCACTTTTCTTATATGGGTGGGGTGGAGCGCATTATAGTAAAAATGAACTCGATAGTTGAAGGAAATGAAGAAATTGCGGTACCACAACATATTGAAGCATGTCTGAGGGAAGGAAAAGATGTGTATGGGAGAACTGGTGCAGCAGATTTTGAGTTTGAATTTTGCAAGTTGGAAGATATAGGTTTATTGAAAATCGAAGATTTTGTAAAGAAGTATCCAGAGTTTTACTATGAATTTAACCAGTAAGGGCTTGAGTCGTGATGAAGGGAGGTAGTAATGCTGGAACGGAACTACTATCAAAATCCGCGGCCGGAGATAAAGGCACAATTGTCTAATAAATCTGCCGCTGTATTAGAACTGGGGTGTGGAGAAGGATTTTTTGGATATGCAATCAAACAATGCTATAATTCTCGTGTCACGGGGATCGAACTTTCCGAAGAAGTTTCTAAGCAGGCGTGGGAGCGATTAGGAAGAATATTACAAAAAACAATAGTATATTTTGAAAGCGAACTATAAGAATTTATACACAGGGGGAC
The genomic region above belongs to Veillonellales bacterium and contains:
- a CDS encoding class I SAM-dependent methyltransferase; amino-acid sequence: MLERNYYQNPRPEIKAQLSNKSAAVLELGCGEGFFGYAIKQCYNSRVTGIELSEEVSKQAWERLGRILQKTIVYFESEL